A part of Sugiyamaella lignohabitans strain CBS 10342 chromosome D, complete sequence genomic DNA contains:
- the TAF5 gene encoding Taf5p (Subunit (90 kDa) of TFIID and SAGA complexes; involved in RNA polymerase II transcription initiation and in chromatin modification; GO_component: GO:0000124 - SAGA complex [Evidence IDA] [PMID 9674426]; GO_component: GO:0046695 - SLIK (SAGA-like) complex [Evidence IDA] [PMID 12446794]; GO_component: GO:0005634 - nucleus [Evidence IEA,IEA,IEA]; GO_component: GO:0005669 - transcription factor TFIID complex [Evidence IDA] [PMID 10788514]; GO_component: GO:0005669 - transcription factor TFIID complex [Evidence IDA] [PMID 15448131]; GO_function: GO:0001075 - RNA polymerase II core promoter sequence-specific DNA binding transcription factor activity involved in preinitiation complex assembly [Evidence IC] [PMID 15448131]; GO_function: GO:0003682 - chromatin binding [Evidence IDA] [PMID 12600943]; GO_function: GO:0032947 - protein complex scaffold [Evidence IMP] [PMID 11585915]; GO_function: GO:0043130 - ubiquitin binding [Evidence IDA] [PMID 21070969]; GO_process: GO:0051123 - RNA polymerase II transcriptional preinitiation complex assembly [Evidence IC] [PMID 10788514]; GO_process: GO:0016568 - chromatin modification [Evidence IDA] [PMID 9674426]; GO_process: GO:0016573 - histone acetylation [Evidence IDA] [PMID 9674426]; GO_process: GO:0006355 - regulation of transcription, DNA-templated [Evidence IEA,IEA]; GO_process: GO:0006366 - transcription from RNA polymerase II promoter [Evidence IDA] [PMID 12138208]; GO_process: GO:0006366 - transcription from RNA polymerase II promoter [Evidence IDA] [PMID 15448131]; GO_process: GO:0006351 - transcription, DNA-templated [Evidence IEA]), whose product MVPPPVTPGQGGPQTPVNNVGTPVAGGQGQPVRPMVNSAGQNGAVAGGTAGAGGAVRPPGTPTAGPAGGAGAPGQPPQPGQPLPLVDLNRIVLEYLNKKGYSRTEAMLRMESSRIPAPPANNVGPNGGVRTGPMGRPGQQTPDMGAAGAAGTGKPVIAAPSEPPEAYVAAYRALKNWTDRSLDLYRPELRRILYPVFVHIFLELISKDHGAIAKDFFDEYSQDQAVVHSQDIEKLSAISLPSHVKENELAKAFLEQEYKLTVSRTSLDLLLYFVYEIEQSGGSIIIRLLNQYMDIQVTSARPSITDTESVLNPDEGLIGIHGTGRGTGQSTSGGGSGGSGGAGGAAAVAAQQSQIDSFNSQPLKLGHLPMDADFQKDVTTALEEKDKQLAASGDEAANAAVGTTGYKTLSEEFAAQIKQQESESGKNAPTRESLPLPKYKSVDVELEVKKIIDSRAKIHLGTTQTPLPSVCMYTFHNTHDGLNCLDFSDDSSLVAGGFSDSFVKVWSLKGDKLSSVVKDDVPSTSKRLIGHSGPVFGTSFSSDNRYLLSCSEDNTARLWSLDTYSALVSYKGHNHPVWDVKFGPYNHYFATASHDHTARLWSCDHIYPLRIFAGHLSDVDTVSFHPNGTYVFTGSSDKTCRMWDINKGSAVRVFIGHTGAVNTTAVSPDGRWLATAGEDSVINVWDIGSGRRLKSMKGHGRTSIYSLAFSRDGAVLVSGGADHSVRTWDIRKGTHDGGPEPEVFKNESKTANIPDPSTADPASGDRKKTKEVVATSDHLAVYHTKRTPVYKVAFTRRNLCLAGGAFSN is encoded by the coding sequence ATGGTCCCTCCTCCGGTGACGCCAGGTCAGGGCGGTCCTCAAACGCCGGTGAATAATGTTGGTACGCCTGTAGCAGGCGGTCAGGGTCAGCCTGTGCGGCCTATGGTTAATTCGGCAGGCCAGAATGGAGCAGTGGCTGGCGGAacagcaggtgctggtggtgcagTGAGACCTCCAGGGACTCCTACAGCAGGtccagctggtggtgctggagcaCCTGGTCAGCCTCCACAACCTGGTCAACCTTTACCATTGGTTGATCTTAATCGAATTGTACTGGAATATCTGAATAAGAAAGGTTATTCACGGACAGAAGCCATGCTTCGAATGGAATCGTCGAGAATTCCCGCTCCTCCTGCTAATAATGTCGGTCCTAATGGCGGTGTAAGGACCGGTCCTATGGGCAGACCAGGCCAACAAACTCCTGATatgggtgctgctggtgctgctggaactggaaaACCTGTCATTGCAGCTCCTTCGGAACCACCAGAGGCATATGTTGCCGCGTATCGAGCGCTTAAGAACTGGACAGATCGGTCGCTCGATTTATACAGACCAGAATTGCGACGCATTTTGTACCCGGTCTTTGTCCACATTTTCCTAGAACTCATTAGTAAAGACCATGGAGCAATTGCTAAGGACTTTTTTGACGAGTATTCACAGGACCAGGCTGTCGTTCATTCAcaagatattgaaaaacTGTCTGCCATTTCACTACCTTCACATGTTAAAGAGAACGAGCTAGCAAAAGCGTttcttgaacaagaatatAAATTAACAGTATCACGCACGTCGCTTGACTTGCTGCTGTATTTTGTATATGAGATTGAACAATCTGGAGGATCGATTATTATCCGATTGCTTAATCAGTATATGGATATCCAAGTTACAAGTGCTCGACCCAGCATCACTGACACAGAAAGTGTACTAAACCCAGACGAAGGACTTATTGGAATCCATGGAACCGGTCGTGGCACTGGACAAAGTACTTCGGGTggtggcagtggtggttctggtggagctggtggtgccgCAGCAGTTGCTGCTCAACAGAGCCAAATCGACTCGTTCAATTCACAACCTCTGAAATTAGGACACTTACCAATGGATGCGGATTTTCAGAAAGATGTGACTACAGCTTTGGAAGAGAAAGATAAACAACTGGCTGCGTCGGGTGACGaagctgctaatgctgcTGTAGGAACTACGGGATATAAGACTCTGAGTGAAGAGTTTGCAGCACAAATCAAGCAAcaagaatcagaatcaggtAAGAACGCACCAACAAGAGAATCGTTGCCATTACCAAAGTATAAATCAGTGGATGTCGAGCTGgaagtcaaaaaaatcattGACTCAAGAGCCAAGATCCATCTCGGCACCACTCAGACGCCTCTACCCAGTGTGTGTATGTATACATTCCACAATACACACGACGGACTCAACTGTCTGGACTTTTCCGACGATTCGAGTCTGGTAGCAGGTGGTTTTTCCGACAGTTTTGTAAAAGTATGGTCATTAAAGGGAGACAAGTTATCGAGTGTGGTTAAAGACGATGTTCCTAGTACCAGCAAACGGCTTATTGGCCATTCGGGTCCTGTATTTGGCACCTCGTTCAGTTCGGATAATCGATATTTACTTTCATGTTCGGAAGATAACACTGCCAGACTATGGTCCTTGGATACTTATTCGGCCTTGGTGTCGTATAAAGGACATAACCACCCAGTGTGGGACGTGAAATTCGGGCCATATAACCACTATTTCGCTACTGCGTCGCATGATCATACCGCGAGACTGTGGTCGTGCGACCATATCTACCCACTACGGATCTTCGCTGGTCACTTGAGTGATGTCGATACCGTGAGTTTCCACCCCAATGGTACATATGTGTTTACTGGTTCGAGCGATAAGACCTGTCGCATGTGGGATATTAATAAAGGAAGTGCTGTTCGTGTATTTATCGGCCATACTGGAGCCGTCAACACGACAGCTGTGTCGCCTGATGGTCGATGGCTGGCcactgctggtgaagaCAGTGTTATTAATGTATGGGATATTGGGTCAGGACGACGACTGAAGAGCATGAAAGGACACGGCCGAACGTCAATCTACTCACTGGCGTTTTCCCGCGACGGAGCTGTGCTCGTCAGTGGGGGTGCCGACCACTCGGTGCGAACATGGGATATCCGCAAGGGTACACACGACGGCGGGCCCGAGCCCGAGGTGTTCAAAAACGAATCCAAAACGGCCAACATCCCCGACCCCAGCACCGCCGACCCGGCTTCTGGCGACCGCAAAAAGACCAAAGAAGTGGTCGCCACCTCGGACCATCTCGCGGTCTACCACACTAAACGCACCCCCGTCTATAAAGTGGCCTTCACGCGTCGCAACCTCTGCCTCGCCGGCGGGGCCTTTTCCAACTAA
- the CTR3 gene encoding Ctr3p (High-affinity copper transporter of the plasma membrane; acts as a trimer; gene is disrupted by a Ty2 transposon insertion in many laboratory strains of S. cerevisiae; GO_component: GO:0031410 - cytoplasmic vesicle [Evidence IEA]; GO_component: GO:0030659 - cytoplasmic vesicle membrane [Evidence IEA]; GO_component: GO:0016021 - integral component of membrane [Evidence IEA,IEA]; GO_component: GO:0005887 - integral component of plasma membrane [Evidence IDA] [PMID 10924521]; GO_component: GO:0016020 - membrane [Evidence IEA]; GO_function: GO:0005375 - copper ion transmembrane transporter activity [Evidence IEA]; GO_function: GO:0015088 - copper uptake transmembrane transporter activity [Evidence IDA] [PMID 10924521]; GO_process: GO:0015677 - copper ion import [Evidence IDA] [PMID 10924521]; GO_process: GO:0035434 - copper ion transmembrane transport [Evidence IEA]; GO_process: GO:0006825 - copper ion transport [Evidence IEA]; GO_process: GO:0006811 - ion transport [Evidence IEA]; GO_process: GO:0006810 - transport [Evidence IEA]), which translates to MNMGTPSSSMASMSMSMAMSSATASGMAGMSGMGDGGSSMPACNMQMIWNWNVIDDCLIAGSWHITSKSMFAGSCIGVIGFVVALEFVRRLSREYDRMIVRNWKANKAKNEDPEMSSGFTTVSLNEKLGLHVTNLTRHFGSRMGPIESFSPTLVEHTIRSILYAVVVGAGYILMLLAMSFNGYIIFCIIIGALIGYFFFGSDNITDGLHQETSIACC; encoded by the coding sequence ATGAATATGGGAACTCCCTCTAGCAGCATGGCCAGCATGTCCATGTCTATGGCCATGTCGTCAgctactgcttctggaATGGCTGGCATGTCCGGGATGGGTGACGGCGGCAGCTCGATGCCCGCCTGTAACATGCAAATGatctggaactggaacGTCATAGACGACTGTCTGATCGCCGGCTCGTGGCACATCACCTCAAAAAGCATGTTTGCTGGTTCGTGTATTGGAGTCATTGGATTTGTCGTTGCTCTGGAGTTTGTGCGACGTCTGAGTCGCGAGTACGACCGAATGATTGTGCGCAACTGGAAAGCCAACAAAGCCAAAAACGAGGATCCTGAGATGTCATCAGGTTTCACCACTGTCTCGCTCAACGAGAAGCTGGGACTCCATGTGACCAACCTCACTCGACACTTTGGATCCCGTATGGGTCCCATCGAGAGTTTCTCACCCACGCTCGTCGAGCACACCATCCGGTCCATTCTCTACGCCGTCGTTGTCGGAGCCGGCTACATTCTCATGCTCCTAGCCATGTCCTTCAACGGCTACATCATCTTCTGCATCATCATCGGCGCCTTAATAggctacttcttcttcggctCCGACAACATCACCGACGGCCTCCACCAAGAAACCAGCAtcgcctgctgctga